GCCGCCTGGGCTTTGACAGCCTGGTGCGTGAAGTCAGCCAGGACCGTCCGTTTCTCGGCATTTGCGTGGGCATGCAAGCCTTGCTCGATCGCAGTGAAGAGAACGACGGCGTCGACTGCATCGGCCTGTTCCCGGGCCAGGTGAAGTTCTTCGGCAAAGACCTGCACGAAGACGGCGAACACCTGAAAGTCCCGCACATGGGCTGGAACGAAGTGCGCCGCACCGTCGACCACCCGCTGTGGCATGAAATCCCGGACATGGCGCGCTTCTACTTCGTGCACAGCTACTACATCGCCGCGGGTAACCCGCGCCAGGTGGTCGGTGGCGGGCACTATGGCGTCGACTTTGCCGCAGCGCTGGCCGAAGGCTCGCGGTTTGCCGTGCAGTTTCACCCGGAGAAGAGCCATACCCATGGCCTGCAATTGCTGCAGAACTTCGCCGCGTGGGATGGTCGCTGGTAAATGGCCAAGAAACCGAAGTTGCCGATCTTGAACCTCACGCCCGAGCAGGAGAGTGAGGCTACCCTCAAGATCAAGCGCTTCATGGAGGACCGCTTCGAGCTCAAGCTGGGCTCGTTCGAGGTCGCCGAGATTCTTGAGCTGTTCACCACCGAAGTGGCGCCGCACTATTACAACAGGGCGATTTTCGACACGCAGACGCTCCTTAAAGAAAGGTTCGAAAGCATCGAAAGCGACCTGTGGTCGCTTGAGAAACCCTGATTTCCCAAGCATTGCTGAATATCGAATAAGGTTTGCCAGATGCTGATTATCCCCGCTATCGATCTCAAGGACGGCGCTTGTGTACGCCTGCGCCAAGGCCGCATGGAAGACTCCACCGTGTTCTCCGATGACCCGGTGAGCATGGCTGCCAAATGGGTAGAAGGTGGCTGCCGTCGTCTGCATCTGGTGGACTTGAACGGTGCCTTCGAAGGCCAGCCGGTGAATGGCGAAGTAGTTACCGCCATTGCCAAGCGCTACCCGAACCTGCCGATCCAGATCGGCGGCGGTATCCGCTCCCTGGAAACCATCGAGCACTACGTCAAGGCCGGCGTCAGCTACGTGATCATCGGCACCAAGGCCGTGAAAGATCCGGCGTTCGTCGCTGAAGCCTGCCGCGCATTCCCGGGCAAGGTGATTGTCGGCCTGGACGCCAAAGACGGTTTCGTCGCCACCGACGGCTGGGCTGAAATCAGCACCGTGCAAGTGATCGACCTGGCCAAGCAGTTCGAAGCCGACGGCGTATCCGCCATCGTTTATACCGACATCGCCAAAGACGGCATGATGCAGGGCTGCAACGTACCGTTCACCGCTGCTCTGGCGGCTGCAACGAAGATTCCGGTGATCGCCTCCGGTGGCATTCACAACCTGGGCGACATTAAATCGCTGCTGGACGCCAAGGCGCCCGGCATCATCGGCGCCATCACCGGCCGCGCGATCTACGAAGGCACCCTGGACGTCGCCGAAGCCCAGGCTTACTGCGACGCCTACAACGGCTGAGGACTGACCATGGCGCTGGCCAAACGCATCATCCCTTGCCTGGACGTCGACAACGGTCGCGTGGTCAAGGGCGTCAAGTTCGAGAACATCCGTGACGCCGGCGACCCGGTGGAAATCGCCCGTCGCTACGATGAGCAAGGTGCCGACGAGATTACCTTTCTCGACATCACCGCCAGCGTCGACGGCCGCGACACCACGCTGCATACCGTCGAGCGCATGGCCAGCCAGGTGTTTATCCCGCTGACCGTGGGCGGTGGCGTGCGCACGGTGCAAGACATCCGCAACCTGCTCAACGCCGGTGCGGACAAGGTTTCGATCAACACCGCCGCCGTGTTCAACCCGGAGTTTGTCGGTGAAGCCGCGCAGCACTTCGGTTCGCAGTGCATCGTGGTCGCCATCGACGCCAAGAAAGTCTCCGGCCCGGGCGAAACCCCGCGCTGGGAGATCTTCACCCACGGCGGTCGCAAGCCGACCGGCCTGGACGCGGTGGAGTGGGCGATGAAGATGGAAGGCCTGGGCGCCGGTGAAATCCTGCTGACCAGCATGGACCAGGACGGCATGAAAAACGGCTTCGACCTGGGCGTAACCCGCGCCATCAGTGATGCGCTGGGTATTCCAGTGATC
The sequence above is a segment of the Pseudomonas sp. R76 genome. Coding sequences within it:
- the hisH gene encoding imidazole glycerol phosphate synthase subunit HisH, which produces MQTVAVIDYGMGNLHSVAKALEHVGAGKVLITSDANVIREADRVVFPGVGAIRDCMAEIRRLGFDSLVREVSQDRPFLGICVGMQALLDRSEENDGVDCIGLFPGQVKFFGKDLHEDGEHLKVPHMGWNEVRRTVDHPLWHEIPDMARFYFVHSYYIAAGNPRQVVGGGHYGVDFAAALAEGSRFAVQFHPEKSHTHGLQLLQNFAAWDGRW
- a CDS encoding DUF2164 domain-containing protein, producing the protein MAKKPKLPILNLTPEQESEATLKIKRFMEDRFELKLGSFEVAEILELFTTEVAPHYYNRAIFDTQTLLKERFESIESDLWSLEKP
- the hisA gene encoding 1-(5-phosphoribosyl)-5-[(5-phosphoribosylamino)methylideneamino]imidazole-4-carboxamide isomerase, yielding MLIIPAIDLKDGACVRLRQGRMEDSTVFSDDPVSMAAKWVEGGCRRLHLVDLNGAFEGQPVNGEVVTAIAKRYPNLPIQIGGGIRSLETIEHYVKAGVSYVIIGTKAVKDPAFVAEACRAFPGKVIVGLDAKDGFVATDGWAEISTVQVIDLAKQFEADGVSAIVYTDIAKDGMMQGCNVPFTAALAAATKIPVIASGGIHNLGDIKSLLDAKAPGIIGAITGRAIYEGTLDVAEAQAYCDAYNG
- the hisF gene encoding imidazole glycerol phosphate synthase subunit HisF, encoding MALAKRIIPCLDVDNGRVVKGVKFENIRDAGDPVEIARRYDEQGADEITFLDITASVDGRDTTLHTVERMASQVFIPLTVGGGVRTVQDIRNLLNAGADKVSINTAAVFNPEFVGEAAQHFGSQCIVVAIDAKKVSGPGETPRWEIFTHGGRKPTGLDAVEWAMKMEGLGAGEILLTSMDQDGMKNGFDLGVTRAISDALGIPVIASGGVGNLQHLADGVIEGHASAVLAASIFHFGEYTVPEAKAYMAARGIVVR